DNA from Salmo trutta chromosome 14, fSalTru1.1, whole genome shotgun sequence:
caaatcatcattagagtcacatcatgcagactgacaatgtattaaacatctaaacatatagcccaacgtttgtagaacgaCTAAAATTACATTAATAACATTAAATTAAGCATATAAGagcgcactccctcaaattgtttggagaaaatatcctttctattttattcagctttgttcaattgtattcttcatactataaaataatgccatggaattctaagcaaatcgtgtctgctaaatgaactagtgtagtccacagccatatgttaggtcctgatctggctatgccataaggacaactcagagtatgctattctgttcttctgaaatagaatacattttcttcatatcatgtttctttaaacCAGTCTAaagtaaataatggatttattacatggatttattcgaCTTTTTAAAACGTAGATGTTCCAAAgttctgcatcagtggcttgtaggctgtgtgtggaagccagacgatgctaaatgtgtttaagattaattaacggtcaattactgtgagaccgacAGATacttgcttgacaatcaccggcgtACGAAATTTCGGGACCACCACAGCCCTATACGAGACCAAAACGGTTGCACTGTATAGCCCTGACAGATGAGCTGCTAATCAACACTAAATAGTTATGTTTTGCAAATATGGgtcaataaataaatattgatcaATTAATGAACTGTTACAGAAGATTGGAGtctaatccacacacacaccattattcTTACCTGATGACATTGAATCTGAATCTCCCTTTTCATCTCCTTCTCTCACAGTTTCACTCAGCCCCGGTGTTTTCCTGCAATCGACTAGCCGCACAGACACCCTCTTCAGACCCCACAGTGAGGCACGACCTGAGGACTCCAGGAAATGGGAGGGGGGCGGGAAAGATGTGTCCTGGAAAACACATGCGTAAATAATGACAGAATCAATTTAGGGTATGAAACTCTCCTACATGTCAAGGAATTTTGAATTCTCAAAAGTCTCAGCAGTCTTTCTTTGATTCCCCTCATTCTCTGGACCTCCTTCCCAAATTGCATTGGAAGAGAAAGTCcaatcagaatcacctttatttgCTAAGTGCATTTACATATATAGGACATTTGGAGGAACCTCAAATATTCTCCTCCAATGTATTCAAAGAAGGAGGTTGAAGAATCAAGAATGAGAGGAATCAAGGAAGGACTGTTGAGAACCAAAACACTCAATGACTGGGAAATACTTACCTCCAGCCGGTTGCTGGGAAACCAATCCTTGTCCTCCATGTCCCATTCTTCATTGCAGTGAAGAGCATTGTCATCATTATCAACAGTCTGGCTGGCACTCACGGGTGCCACACTATATTCTCCCTGTATCTTTCTGATGTCCTCTTTCACTATACAGCCCTGGGAGGGCCAGAAAACAGCATTTTGCCTTGGTTCTGTAAAGGGAAGAGTTCAACTATTGGTTAAAACAAAGGGTGTAGCTGGCTCTCTACCTGTTTCCAGGCATATCACTCTCTTCATCCAAGGACCTTCAGTTGGAGAGCGAACTCTGAATACAAActaaacaaaaatgaaaaaaatatataaaaaaacggAGGTCAGTAGAATGCCTCTTAAAACCACACATCGGTTCAACAACTGCACAGTTTGTGCCCCTGTTTTTAAGACAATatcaaagatttgtataactaacccaagatacaCCACAGTCTGTTGTTTCCAATGGGATCAAATgaagcatagtgggcagaacaaacaTACATATTGCCATTATGGCACccctactctgtgaagtgtgtgtgtgtgtgcatgtgtgcaataactcaaatCGCCCTTGCTCTTCTTAACACCACCATTTTTCTTTTACTTtagcaaagggtaaagtctacaaaacgtaCCACCCTGTTCGTAACATATTCTTGTTTTGTGATTAAAGGTTCCGTAGATTTTGAAAATTAGCTGAATGTTGGCCCAGTTCCATCTCACTCCATACTCTCCCACTGCTGGACACTgggcttccttcctctcctcaacATATTTGATGGGGAATGGAAAttccaaccggatgcttcagatttatacatccTGTGAAACATCTGGCTCCTTATTCTATAATCATGGCTAGgtgggatacagcttttgtcagatttaggttttttggggggcattttagctaacccttaacCTGCTGCATCAGTTCTCctaaacctgctacgaaaagtcaattTTGACTAAATCTGTAaaatcccttctagacaaaacCTTGTTCTATATGTGACAAAACTCACTGGTGTCTtcagtctcctctccttcctcctctttcagTTCCAAAAcgtcttcctcctcctttatTGAGATAGctatctcttcctctttcactatgcaatattcttcttcttcttttaatGTGATAGTCTCCTCTTTCATTCTGAATTCGTCTACTTCCTCTTTCACCACAAAAGGTCCTTTCTCTTCGTTCACCATAACAACCCCCTCTTCTTCTTTCAATGTGATAGTCTCCCCTTTCTCCTTCATCGTTCTGAAAGCGTCttcctctccttttactgtatccccctcttcttcttttacgacaatgttcagccccagaggttctttctctgtccagcagacctcttTTTTAGCAGCGGGGGAGAAGCTTTGTGAGCTCAttgtcggggatgttagctagctaacgttagcatgagCGACTGCCCTAGTGCTAGGCTCAGTATCAATCTTAAATGGTAAATTCCGTTTAAATCAACTAGTACATACGTTATCAGAATTGTGTTTAAAACACTAATATTCATGTAGCTACACAAAAAAATGGTCTAAAGTGATGCAATGGGTAGGTTTTATGTtggctaacaagctaacagtacAGAGCTGGCTGAATTAGTAgccgtgttgttgttgttgaagaagCTTCTTCTTCTACTAGTATTCTGTCAGCAGCACAAACGATGACGTCCTGTTTGTATGGTAATGAGGAAATCTTCTAAATAAAAGCGCGCATTTCAAAACATTGCAATGTGGATAGCTCATTGCCAAGATATTTAAAATGCAATGAGTCATTTATGAAAACAAATTAAAAACCTTTTTTAATACCAataatatttttaaaaaaatacaatgttGACACTGGTATGTTGAGAATATTCACCTGTAGAGAGAATTGTTCTACCTGTCTCAGCTAAAGTGGGATAGGAAATACTCAGTAGGGACTCTGCTATCCAAATGGTTCGTTTTGGAAGGGGTCTTTGTCGCACGACCTGCTGCTGGCTTTTCACTCCGccccatctacagttgaagtcggaagtttacatacaccttagccaaatacatttaaactcagtttttcaccattcctgacatttaatccctgtgtggctcagttggtagagcatggtgtttgcaacgccatggttgtgggttcaattcccacaggggaccagtacggagaaaaaatgtatgtgcATTCTACTACTGTAagtcatctgctaaatgactaaaatgtaatcctagtaaaaaattccctgttgtcagttaggatcaccactttactttaagaatgtgaaatgtcagaataatagaagagagaatgattgatttcagcttttatttatttcatcacattcccagtgattcagaagtttacatacactcaattataatttggtagcattgcctttaaattgtttaacttgggtcaaactttcgggtagccttccacaagcttcccacaatatgttgggtgaatttggccctttcctcctgacagagctggtgtaactgagtcaggtttgcagacctccttgctcgcacacgctttttcagttctgcccacaaattttctataggattgaggtcagggctttgtgatggccactccaataccttgactttgttgtccttaagccattttgccacaactttggaagtatgcttggggtcaatgtccatttggaagacccatttgcgaccaagctttaacttcctgactgatgtgttgagatgttgcttcaatatatccacataattttccaacctcatgatgccatctattttgtgaagtgcaccagtccctcctgcagcaaagcactcccacaacatgatgctgccacccccgtgcttcacggttgggatggtgttctttggcttgcaagcctcccctttttaaataatttaaataatttcaaggcaatgctaccaaatactaattgagtgtatgtaaacttctgtcccactgggaatgtgatgaaagaaataaaagctgaaataaatcattctctccactattattctgacatttcacattcttaaaacaaagtggtgatcctaactgacctaagacagggaatttttactaggattaaatgtcaggaattgtgaaaaactgagtttaaatacatttggctaaggtgtatgtaaacttccgactacaactgtatatatatatatatatatatatattaatccaAGCCCCCGTCCccgaggccttttgccttttggtaggccatcataaataagaatttgttcttaactgacttgcctagttaaataaaggttcaaaaaaAATCTATCTCATGTTGTCTGTGCCAAAAAGAGTCTTttaaccagacagcatcagatacatgggctgcATAAACTGAGTGTACAGTACAAagcaccttcctgatattgagttgtcCCCCCCAAcctttgccatcagaacagcctcaattcgtcagggcatggactcttcaagttgtcaaaagcattccacagggatgctgacccattttgactccaagcttcccacagttgtgtcaagttgtctggatgtctttgagtggtggaccattcttgaaacacacaggaaactgttgagcgtgaaaaacccagttgCCTTGCAGTTTTtgacatctgcattgcttgctttttggggctttaggctgggggactgtatagcactttgtgacatctgctgatgttaaaagggctttataaatacatttgatttatttattggcACAAACcattgcgcctggcacctactaccatatcctggtcaaaggcacttaaatcttttgtcttgcgcattcaccctctgaagtcactttaataattttacctacacgtacatattacctcaattacctcgtcaccggtgtccccgcacattgactctgttccgatAATCCCTGTATAACCCCGCTAtttttatttactgctgctctttaattatttgttattcttatcttactttaaaattatttatttttttaaataaaataatatctctcgctcattaatgtcttaatgagCGAGAGAagacggacatagtcaatattaactatttgttcagcacttttgaaatgcacagcaacagaattcagaacaagGGCCGTtcttacatacagtgagggaaaaaagtatttgatcccctgctgattttgaacgtttgcccaatgacaaagaaatgatcagtctataattttaatggtaggtttatttgaacagtgagagacagaataacaacaaaaatatccagaaaaacgcatgtcaaaaatattataaattgatttgcattgtactggccccccgtgggaatcgaacccacaaccctggcgttgcacacaccatgctggcgttgcaaacaccatgctctaccaactgagccacaggggattaaacgtcaggaattgtgaaaaactgaggtcaaatgtatttggctaaggtgtatgtaaacttccaacttcaactgtaattacGAACTCCTGCCTGTCCTCAACCTGCCATTTGTTTGCCCCTGTTAACAATAAATAATCTGAGAACTGcactatctgcctcctgtgtctgtatctgggtcatatcctgagtcgtgatacaGGTCTTTACCTCCGAAAAGCAAGAAGTACAGTTTTGTACTGGCATAAGTAGGCTTTTAAATGAAAATCAATGTGTTACTTATGTTCATCTTGTATAGCAAGATGCtttaattaaattgttttttgtGACTTATATTTATCTTGTATTTACCATGCAAGCATTTGCATTTGTCAATTGTGAATGTTGCTGtttacggtgccttcagaaagtattcacaccccttgactttttccaaatgttgttgtgttacggTAAAAGGTACAACCTGAATCGGCAGTCAATCTCTTTTGTGTTAACACAGCAAAGACCTTGAAGTCATCAGccactccaaaccagaaggtggcagtagcgttGTTTGGCAATGCATGTCCGTGTGTGTTGCTTTAAGGTCTAGtcaatgtttgctagctagctaatggcaGTAATGTTGCTGTTGTACAAAGCCCTTGATGATACTAGCCATATGGCCACAGCTAGATAACAAGCTAGGAAGATGACAAAGAAACAATTTAATTAGTTCTCCATAATCGCATACTGCCCATAGATGCatttttagctagctggctaacgttagcgaaATGGTTTTGCATGATTCATTAGCAAGCtgttgtgctagctagctaggtaaagtaAAGAAACTGCATTGACTCTCAGCAGCCAGCTACAGCAGATGCTTAATGGAAACGAATCAATTGTGATTTAATTATAATATTACTAGCTACAGATAGCTAGCTTTTTAAAGCATTTAGTGCTACATTGTGCTGCACTTACCACCCCATTTGTTCCATATGAAGTGTGTATGGCTGCCTTGCTCAATAATTGCTAGGTAACTAGCCTAACAAAAAAATCCTTCTTCCAGCACAAAACTCCATAGCTAGATGTAAAGTCTTGCTCTATAAAAAAAATTGCATTATGCAGCTTTATTGTTTTAGTTAGAACAATTAGATTAGGCCCGAAAAAAATGACctgtttttttttcctttttacTTGTCACGCCTGTCGGCTACCCCACATGGATGTTCgagctctctgattggctcaaagtcaagttgttTTGCCACTGCCGATTCTACAAGTAGAAACGGCAGGTTCATCGGTACCAGGTCGGCACATAGCAGGTAGtcttttgttctagcaagagaaggaacAGCCTCTTACTGTGATAAGTGCCTATTGTGGTCTGGCCTTAGAGGCCTTGCCTGCTTTACCTTACctcattgctcgtcctaataaaGTATTTGACTATTGATAATTTATTTGACTGAGTcgcgctgtgtgcttaggtttgttgtcctattggaaggtgaaccttcgccccagtctgaggtcctgagcactctggagcaggttttcatcaagtatctctctgtacttttctccgttcatctttccctcgatcctgactagtctcccagtccctgccactgaaaaacatcctcacagcatgatgctgccaccaccatgcttcaccgtagggatggtgccatgtttcctccagacgtgacacttggcattcaggccatagagttcaatcttggtttcatcaaaccagagaatcttgtttctcaaggtctgagagtcctttaggtgccttttggcaaactccaagcgggctctcatgccttttactgaggagtggcttccgtctggccaatctaccataaaggcctgattggagtgctgcaggaaggttctcccatctccacagaggaactctggagctctgtcagagtgaccatcaggttcttggtctgaccaaggcccttctcccccgattgctcattttggccaagcggccagctctaggaagagtcttggtggttacaaacttcttccatttaagaatgatggaggccactgtgttcttggggaccttcaatgctgcagaaatgttttggtacccttccccagatctgtgcctggacacaatcctgtctcggagctctacggacaattccttcgacctcatggcttggtttttgctctgacatgcaccgtggGATCagatgtgggaccttatatagacaggtgtgtggcttttcaaatcattttctatcaattgaatttaccacaggtggactctaatcaagttgtagaaatatcttaaggatgatcaatgtaaacaggatgcacattAGCTCAATTTTGAGTATCATGGCAAAAGggtgtgtaaataaggtatttctgttagagttttttttattaatttgcacaatgtctaaaaacctgttttcactttgtcattatgggatattgtgtgtagattgatgagggaaaacatgcatttaatcaattttagaataagaggaacataacaaaatatggaaaaagggaaagggtctgaatgtactgtaggtaggtaaaCGGtggtttcttccctctctctctctctctctctctctctctctctctttctctggcgaTGGCGCAAATGATGAATACTGTAGGCTTGTGTGCAAAGGCCAGTCCATCGGTCGGACCAAATCCGACGTAACAAGACCATCCACAGAAAACTCTACCATGTGCTAGAAACGGCTGTCCTCAAAACAATTCGTTATGGGCTTGGGGCCCATGTACGACACACTTGAACTCGCCCTACTGTCTGAGTGCTTAGTTTACAGAAACGCACCACCTCTATTGCGTATGCAGACGAACTGATCCACCACATGAACCTTATCATCCCACCAACGAGATCTAGGATCCAAATTCACTGCGTGTCTGCCTTGAAGTTCATAAAACTCCACGGACCGTCTCTTGCACAGTGGAATTCAGGGCGATATGTGAGCACTTGGTTACGGTGCTGTCCTTTCAGCTCCATGATTCTGAGGGCGCTTACATCGCTTAAAATAACTCTCATCAAGTTCTGTTGCCTACGCCTTAATAGTCATACacatcaattattattattattattagacgaTTGTCCGTTCTCACAATGGTGCTGGTTTAGTAAAGCAAGAAtaaagctgaatcaatgtttcGCAAGACCACAATGATTAATTCGTATTTTACATAACATAATATAATAGCATACATTATACTGTAGCATAAAGTTCAGGTGGGCCTTCGCGCTTCATCAAACAAATGAAAGGAAGGGTGctcaacaacaatgacaaaaatcACGAGAATGGCTTACCAAGAAAATCATCCAAAAGGACTAATTCGAGGTAAAAAGGCAGAGTGATTTGTTATTGCTCACTTTAATCCATTGTACAGGATGTGGACAGGTGAGTGACGTTTCGACATCAAGCTGATGTCTTCCTCAGTGACCTGAATATTGCACTTAAATCCTATTTATAGCCTAGTGGCTCATTGAGACACAACAATATAAAAAAATCATAACGATAATATGTTTCAAAGTAAATGGTAAATTATAGCGCATAATAAAAAGACAAATAATCAATCaagcaaatgtatttataaagccctttttacatcagcagatgacACAAAGGGATTATGCAGAAACCCTTgccaaaaccccaaacagcaaacaatgcagaaccatagagagaaaccaggctatgaggggtggctagtcctcttctggctgtgccgggtggagattataagagtacatggccattaaggccaaatcgttcttcaagatgttcaaacgttcatagacgacaagcagggtcaaataataatcacagtggttgtagagggtgtcTCGTGAATCAATAGGACATGTCGAAATATACATTGATGACATATGGGTGTCTGTGAATCCGAAGACACAGAGAACCAAAAAATACTGTAGCATAGTAGGCTTATAATATGTTATACCAAAAACACATCCTCAGTCATTTCTTATCTGATGCTGAATAGTCAAAAATATAATCATCATGCGGCCAACGCTCAATAGTGCCACTAGGCAggatacacactgagtgtacaaaatattgaGTTACTCCCTGTTTtaccctcagaacaacctcaattcttCGGGACATGCACTCCACACGGtttcaaaagcgttccacagggatgctggcccagg
Protein-coding regions in this window:
- the LOC115208544 gene encoding uncharacterized protein LOC115208544 isoform X2, which gives rise to MSSQSFSPAAKKEVCWTEKEPLGLNIVVKEEEGDTVKGEEDAFRTMKEKGETITLKEEEGVVMVNEEKGPFVVKEEVDEFRMKEETITLKEEEEYCIVKEEEIAISIKEEEDVLELKEEEGEETEDTKPRQNAVFWPSQGCIVKEDIRKIQGEYSVAPVSASQTVDNDDNALHCNEEWDMEDKDWFPSNRLEDTSFPPPSHFLESSGRASLWGLKRVSVRLVDCRKTPGLSETVREGDEKGDSDSMSSGERLDSHSNSRKCTSGEPDPEMPKPARQHRCSQCGKSFTKLRNLKDHERIHTEICNLVTAS
- the LOC115208544 gene encoding uncharacterized protein LOC115208544 isoform X3; this encodes MSSQSFSPAAKKEVCWTEKEPLGLNIVVKEEEGDTVKGEEDAFRTMKEKGETITLKEEEGVVMVNEEKGPFVVKEEVDEFRMKEETITLKEEEEYCIVKEEEIAISIKEEEDVLELKEEEGEETEDTKPRQNAVFWPSQGCIVKEDIRKIQGEYSVAPVSASQTVDNDDNALHCNEEWDMEDKDWFPSNRLEDTSFPPPSHFLESSGRASLWGLKRVSVRLVDCRKTPGLSETVREGDEKGDSDSMSSEICNLVTAS